In one window of Gammaproteobacteria bacterium DNA:
- a CDS encoding DUF5916 domain-containing protein → MSKISRAVYLALGAAVVASPALAQDQQLQNPPDGGAAVVVLEAETVLPEMDISLDGRVDEASWGRAVPITDFTQQEPVEGGVPSQRTEVRVLFDEENIYISAILYDDPEGILAYQMQRDAPLMTDDRFMWILDTFNDGRTGYFFEINANGLMGDGLITGSGGGGRGGRGGGGGFGGGGMNKAWDGIWEARTFRRPDGWSAEIQIPFRTLNFDPDADHWGINFQRTIRRNNEEILWRGWRRTEGLNKPIFAGDLVGISTQGIQRGYGLELRGSGIGAWRNVPTAAEPRDFHQDISLDIDYNITPSLRASASINTDFAEVESDERRVNLTRFPQRFRERRAFFLEGSGVFSFAPRSNPQPFFSRRIGLNAGQEIPIEYGTRMTGQAGSYEIGFYQIGTGNHEYTDTQGILQDFTREQFSVARVKRRIFEQSTIGAIYTRRATSAASPLQGESGVAPGDRHTAGMDLAFNTRNFLGNKNLELEAFYVWNSNPDPTVVRTTTDLSAHGFRLNLPNDIWSGHVSYRQFGDDYSPAVGFVPRNDFRRVEPRIGWSPRPSSIDWIRSLDFSVQFRHLEELGSGIVEEREWDLNLLGVRFESGDGFSVNAKRVYEFLDFGYEIVDGVDILPGDYTNWEYSIRGNTAGRRRVSLYGSVTTGGFWDGDRTRYGGRVSFRPNPGINISTNIEYNDAQLPTGDFTTSLYELETEWNPSPWMSLTNQLQYDSRSEIIGLFARLRWIIEPGNDVYLVYTHNWRDCSLYGAGSGCSGLDFDPRADPRFMTLSRGGALKLNYTFRL, encoded by the coding sequence ATGTCGAAGATTAGCCGGGCAGTATACCTGGCGTTGGGTGCGGCGGTGGTGGCGTCTCCGGCGCTCGCGCAGGACCAGCAGCTTCAGAATCCTCCTGACGGAGGGGCCGCGGTGGTAGTGCTCGAGGCGGAAACCGTCCTTCCCGAGATGGACATCAGCCTGGACGGCCGGGTGGACGAAGCCAGCTGGGGTCGCGCGGTTCCGATCACCGACTTCACGCAGCAGGAGCCGGTCGAGGGCGGAGTCCCCTCCCAGAGGACCGAAGTGCGGGTCCTCTTCGACGAGGAAAACATCTACATCAGCGCCATCCTGTACGACGATCCGGAGGGCATTCTCGCCTACCAGATGCAGCGGGACGCGCCCCTGATGACCGACGACCGCTTCATGTGGATCCTGGACACCTTCAACGACGGACGCACCGGGTATTTCTTCGAGATCAACGCCAACGGCCTCATGGGGGACGGCCTCATCACCGGTAGCGGCGGCGGGGGGCGTGGCGGAAGAGGTGGCGGCGGCGGTTTCGGCGGCGGCGGCATGAACAAGGCCTGGGACGGCATCTGGGAGGCGCGCACCTTCCGCCGGCCCGATGGCTGGTCCGCCGAGATCCAGATCCCCTTCCGCACCCTCAACTTCGACCCTGACGCCGACCACTGGGGCATCAATTTCCAGCGCACCATCCGCCGCAACAACGAGGAGATCCTGTGGCGCGGATGGCGGCGAACCGAGGGATTGAACAAGCCGATCTTCGCGGGCGACCTGGTTGGAATCAGCACGCAGGGAATCCAGCGCGGGTACGGGTTGGAGTTGCGGGGTTCCGGGATCGGGGCCTGGCGCAACGTCCCGACCGCCGCGGAACCGCGGGATTTTCATCAGGACATCAGCCTCGACATCGACTACAACATCACGCCCAGCCTGCGCGCCTCCGCGTCCATCAATACGGATTTCGCCGAGGTCGAGAGCGACGAGCGCCGGGTGAACCTGACCCGCTTTCCCCAGCGTTTCCGTGAGCGGCGCGCCTTCTTCCTGGAGGGCTCCGGAGTCTTCAGCTTCGCTCCGCGCAGCAACCCGCAGCCGTTCTTCTCCCGCCGCATCGGCCTGAACGCGGGGCAGGAGATACCCATCGAGTACGGAACCCGCATGACCGGCCAGGCGGGCAGCTACGAAATCGGGTTCTACCAGATCGGGACCGGGAACCACGAATACACGGATACCCAGGGGATCCTGCAGGACTTCACGCGCGAGCAGTTCTCCGTGGCCCGCGTCAAGAGGCGCATTTTCGAGCAGTCGACCATCGGAGCGATCTACACGCGGCGCGCAACGTCGGCCGCCAGCCCGCTGCAAGGCGAGTCGGGAGTGGCGCCGGGCGATCGCCACACGGCGGGTATGGACCTCGCCTTCAACACGCGCAACTTCCTGGGCAACAAGAACCTGGAACTCGAAGCGTTCTACGTCTGGAATTCGAATCCGGACCCGACGGTGGTCCGAACCACAACGGATCTGTCCGCGCACGGATTTCGCCTGAACCTGCCCAACGACATCTGGTCCGGGCATGTCTCCTACCGACAGTTCGGAGACGACTACAGCCCCGCGGTCGGCTTCGTTCCCCGCAACGATTTCCGCCGGGTCGAGCCGCGCATCGGCTGGTCCCCCAGGCCGTCGTCCATCGACTGGATCCGGAGCCTGGACTTCTCCGTGCAGTTCCGGCACCTGGAGGAGCTGGGCAGCGGGATCGTGGAAGAGCGGGAGTGGGACCTGAACCTGCTGGGCGTCCGGTTCGAGAGCGGGGACGGCTTCTCGGTGAACGCCAAGCGCGTCTACGAGTTCCTCGACTTCGGCTACGAGATCGTGGACGGGGTCGACATTCTGCCGGGCGACTACACCAACTGGGAGTATTCGATACGCGGCAACACCGCCGGCCGGCGGCGGGTGTCCCTCTACGGATCCGTGACCACCGGAGGCTTCTGGGACGGGGACCGGACCCGCTACGGGGGGCGGGTCTCGTTCCGTCCCAACCCGGGCATCAACATTTCGACCAACATCGAATACAACGATGCGCAACTTCCGACCGGCGACTTCACCACCAGCCTGTACGAGCTGGAGACCGAGTGGAATCCGAGCCCCTGGATGAGCCTCACCAACCAGCTTCAGTACGACAGCCGGAGCGAGATCATCGGCCTGTTCGCGCGCCTGCGCTGGATCATCGAGCCCGGGAATGACGTCTACCTGGTGTACACGCACAACTGGCGTGACTGCTCCCTGTACGGAGCGGGTTCCGGATGCAGTGGGCTGGATTTCGACCCGCGCGCGGATCCCAGGTTCATGACCCTCTCGAGGGGCGGAGCCCTGAAGCTGAACTACACATTTCGACTGTGA